From one Rhopalosiphum padi isolate XX-2018 chromosome 2, ASM2088224v1, whole genome shotgun sequence genomic stretch:
- the LOC132921190 gene encoding uncharacterized protein LOC132921190 has product MDTKLLLALFWLSALACGRRLNDEYNKQNSTNRNLHTKSIDSQEDPSSRSYGLQGPEIDSPDEFISEVPDTWMPTDSSNPMAKQIHDPDIVDYGEPENPEQLNEPDEMDSLERLNEPEKNIDSKDDTKDYEQVKKVKEVSSFISLKPKERNKSLDPISDQQGRPPMRIIRPMRDLSIIVRNRHHPILIARQVPVHWIPRNHRHPHKPPYPHKPLLPHKPPHPHKPPHPHKPLYPHKPHKPSMPKHKPCKPCDPKVHKKHKPKKPKKKHKKEHCHHPTPKKPHHKRLLYYAPVPTAMNYYYGPHIPVKLIKPNSNYAVSESVEHEDEIGTEKPFHQEVEEDVEEHRLAEMSEPFDEEVTDESKIKSFEKL; this is encoded by the exons ATGGATACAAAACTATTG TTGGCTTTATTCTGGTTATCAGCACTAGCGTGCGGCCGAAGATTAAACGACGAGTACAATAAACAAAACAGTACAAACAGGAATTTGCATACAAAATCAATTGACTCTCAAGAGGATCCCAGCTCTCGAAGTTATGGACTTCAAGGGCCAGAAATAGATTCTCCAGATGAATTTATATCTGAGGTACCTGACACATGGATGCCTACAGATTCGTCAAATCCAATGGCTAAACAAATTCATGATCCTGACATTGTTGATTACGGAGAACCAGAAAACCCAGAACAGCTAAATGAACCGGATGAAATGGATTCATTGGAAAGACTTAATGAAcccgaaaaaaatattgattctaAAGATGATACTAAAGATTACGAGcaagtaaaaaaagtaaaagagGTGTCGTCATTTATCTCGTTGAAACCAAAAGAACGTAATAAATCACTAGATCCAATAAGTGATCAACAAGGTCGTCCTCCTATGAGAATCATACGACCCATGAGAGATTTAAGTATAATTGTCAGAAATCGGCATCATCCTATATTAATAGCCCGTCAAGTACCTGTCCATTGGATACCTCGCAACCATCGCCACCCACATAAACCACCATATCCACATAAGCCACTGCTTCCACATAAACCACCACATCCACACAAGCCACCACATCCACACAAGCCACTGTATCCACATAAACCTCACAAACCTTCGATGCCAAAACACAAACCATGTAAGCCATGTGATCCCAAAGTTCACAAAAAACACAAaccaaaaaaaccaaaaaaaaaacataaaaaagaaCACTGTCACCACCCCACTCCGAAGAAACCTCATCataaacgattattatattatgccccTGTGCCTACCGCCATGAACTATTATTACGGGCCACACATTCCGGTTAAATTGATTAAACCAAATAGTAATTATGCGGTGTCAGAAAGTGTAGAACATGAAGATGAAATCGGAACCGAAAAACCGTTTCACCAAGAAGTTGAAGAAGATGTAGAAGAGCATAGATTAGCAGAAATGAGTGAACCTTTTGACGAAGAGGTCACCGATGaaagcaaaataaaatcatttgagAAACTTTAA
- the LOC132920853 gene encoding uncharacterized protein LOC132920853 gives MMFQRIAALLIVGSSASTAFVHSSNQQSSHKSESSYSSSSSHHGGNSYSYVSQSAQGPGYSYSYSHSGSGSPLFLPEYAAGYHLYTPLIIPSLDFDLDFDLDDDLDTDLDFYIDTDLDLDIDLDFPGIEYGLGYIGKYGHWYRKPRYGFSKLYNSIDGDFWNYGGNYGYDHIAPLHYGSLNFFK, from the exons ATGATGTTCCAACGGATCGCAGCTCTCCTGATCGTCGGATCAAGTGCGTCAACCGCATTCGTCCACTCCTCCAACCAGCAGTCCAGCCATAAATCGGAATCTAGTTACAGCAGCAGTTCTTCAC ATCATGGTGGAAATTCATACAGTTACGTCAGTCAATCGGCCCAGGGTCCAGGTTATAGTTACAGTTACAGTCACTCCGGTAGCGGATCTCCATTGTTTTTACCTGAATACGCTGCTGGATATCATTTATACACCCCTCTAATCATTCCATCACTGGACTTTGATCTAGATTTTGATTTGGATGATGATCTAGATACTGATTTAGATTTCTATATTGACACAGACTTGGATTTAGACATAGATTTAGATTTCCCGGGAATTGAATACGGACTCGGTTATATTGGAAAATATGGACACTGGTATAGAAAACCAAGATATGGATTTTCCAAGTTGTACAATAGTATCGATGGAGATTTTTGGAATTATGGAGGAAATTACGGATACGATCATATAGCACCATTACATTATGGATcacttaattttttcaaataa